In the genome of Montipora foliosa isolate CH-2021 chromosome 3, ASM3666993v2, whole genome shotgun sequence, one region contains:
- the LOC137995760 gene encoding ATP-dependent DNA helicase pif1-like — protein MNTNFQEFATKYKLTKNKLEQCMSDHIVPNIFPTYSSNSKGQHYSLYCKFQLLTSKPWKNSINDAWGTTEPDDQTYITEWYNFLNTAYAKKHVQNWSQKISGVLDNIQLPVYEHSDNQEQHQQEELMILSYFYKSGEQSNTAPLPHSNYDWTIDSMKYTTQQIGTGKSYLIRALTSYLQHKCVITATTGKAAYSIRGVTIHSLLKLPITPQSERDLSGEALIELQHRLCNVDYILIDEYSMLGQKTLGWIDRRCRQSSGVKEHLFGGKSIILIGDPAQLPPVGDKPLVKGSDPEQIVFRDLLLRLRSGETSENDWKLLLTRQPLHANNIEQFKTATRLFYTNEQVANYNYDSLLQLKQPIAKIDAKHSSSQAAKISPQDMYGLEPSLLISKGALVMLTMNLWPSVGLCNGSAGTVVDIIYKTSHQPPDLPIAVIIEFDDYIGPSISNKIPSLVAIAPVTISVYFGNSVHERQQLPLKIAWALTIHKSQGLTLPQAWVDIGKSEQTLGITYVAFSRVKQLSSLIVEPVTFDRLKSINKSANLKYRQEGEHRLKQKSETTTCFFQQ, from the exons ATGAATACAAATTTTCAGGAATTTGCAACCAAGTACAAACTAACTAAGAACAAACTTGAACAGTGTATGTCAGATCATATTGTCCCAAATATATTTCCAACATACTCCAGCAATTCAAAAGGACAACATTACAGTTTATACTGCAAATTTCAACTTCTTACATCTAAACCGTGGAAAAATTCTATAAATGATGCATGGGGTACCACAGAGCCAGATGATCAAACCTACATTACTGAATGGTATAACTTTTTAAACACTGCATATGCAAAAAAGCATGTTCAAAACTGGTCTCAAAAGATTTCAGGTGTATTAGACAACATACAGCTTCCAGTTTATGAACACAGTGATAATCAGGAACAACATCAGCAGGAGGAATTGATGATTTTATCCTATTTTTATAAGTCAGGAGAACAATCCAATACAGCTCCTCTGCCACATTCTAACTATGACTGGACCATAGACTCCATGAAATATACTACTCAACAAATTG GAACTGGCAAAAGCTATTTGATAAGAGCTTTGACATCTTATCTTCAACATAAATGTGTTATCACTGCAACAACAGGAAAGGCTGCATACAGCATAAGGGGGGTAACAATCCATTCACTTTTGAAACTACCGATCACACCACAATCAGAAAGAGACCTGTCTGGTGAAGCCCTGATAGAATTACAACATAGACTTTGCAATGTCGATTATATTCTCATTGATGAGTATTCAATGCTTGGGCAAAAAACACTTGGATGGATTGACAGGCGATGTAGGCAATCATCTGGTGTAAAAGAACACTTGTTTGGTGGAAAATCAATTATACTGATTGGAGATCCTGCTCAGTTACCACCAGTGGGTGACAAACCATT AGTCAAAGGCTCAGATCCAGAGCAAATTGTTTTTAGAGATCTTCTCTTACGACTACGAAGTGGTGAAACTTCTGAAAACGATTGGAAACTACTGTTGACAAGGCAACCATTACATGCCAATAACATTGAGCAATTTAAAACTGCCACTCGATTATTTTATACCAATGAACAAGTTGCCAATTACAATTATGATTCACTATTGCAACTAAAACaaccaattgcaaaaattgatgCAAAACACTCAAGCTCACAAGCTGCCAAAATTTCTCCTCAAGATATGTATGGGTTAGAACCATCATTGCTTATCTCAAAGGGTGCCCTTGTTATGCTAACAATGAATTTGTGGCCATCTGTTGGTCTTTGTAATGGTTCTGCTGGAACAGTGGTAGATATCATTTATAAAACTTCTCATCAACCTCCAGACCTGCCTATTGCTGTTATTATTGAGTTTGATGATTATATTGGTCCCTCCATATCTAACAAAATTCCTTCTTTAGTTGCTATAGCTCCTGTAACTATTTCTGTATATTTTGGCAATTCAGTTCATGAGAGACAACAACTACCTCTTAAAATTGCATGGGCACTAACAATCCATAAAAGCCAAGGATTAACTTTACCTCAAGCATGGGTTGATATTGGAAAGTCAGAACAAACACTGGGCATCACATATGTAGCCTTTAGTAGGGTTAAACAATTATCTTCGCTTATAGTAGAACCAGTGACTTTTGATAGACTTAAAAGTATAAACAAATCCGCCAACTTGAAATACAGACAAGAAGGGGAGCAtaggttgaaacaaaaatcCGAAACAACTACGTGCTTCTTTCAACAATAA
- the LOC137995762 gene encoding zinc finger MYM-type protein 1-like has translation MAVTFGSETSMSTCLLTVPDLCSRSASGVYPPGRDTGCHPVSSNRRPQPYQIESRPSEEEEREFIQTLDEPMVRKLCIRTLRRGVGSMDFMQGLLIMEDDLDEGHEEDESDVTPTPSTSTDLACSSNAGTPDPAPSPSKNAIPWCKCGEATSSSISNNSTGNGKESVPLGSEQSPLSSSNVLAHVIQKVEIPPASVPLEQGDDRDVQKTIYEPEPSLPRIDNVASEPAKEMIVALQRDDHTAREPRPAVREGPLQPVLREYKPQKFGNETFTRDFKAQWFKQYPWLSYSIDRKVGTCYVCSKFMNDNTFTFCNWKKTERLTKHHQSEAHSLAMTKWLEYRQMQRKSSSIISIIDDGHRNYVKRNREFLRVIIECLFYTAQQNIAQRGHEEDRSNLGQRSDVNRGNFLELLHLRSKDIPWLEEKLNTQLQDHAQWTLPTIQNELLQIFADLLIELICKDVRESRWYGIIIDETSDISRDEQVSFCPSYIANGTKKDAFVGFHATKTTDGEALYKLVKEVMNDLQLELQNIVGECFDGASNMSGVNKGLSARMKECSPLAIYVHCYGHLLNLALQDTLTTVEPLRNTLGTIQSLYNFLEASPKRHALFRNIETEEGNLVKTLKSQSVTRWSCRWEAVKAVDQQLERIVKALLVLSTDKDVKTYSESRSLLHAICDFQFILGLCVLKIILSNTSSLSAYLQGKTVDVVTARRNANLTLETLRSCRNEESFKSVWKLCECVCNKVRSWINDTDFSFRDARVPRRQTSTRLQALVGENPSHNAQSKPEDFHRVDTYFTSLDKVLAEIEARFGENDQDVLCALGDITLSDSPAIRSFNLVSSYYSLDRDLLQADQRLFCQFKKAHLEPKSLKTAADVIETLHANRLFEMVPEFSKVVSILAVIPATSCSAERSFSGLRRLKTYLRSTMGQSRLNSLAIITIERAYGNRVIVDSIDKIIDTFGQRHGRRSYFF, from the exons ATGGCGGTTACGTTTGGGTCAGAGACATCAATGAGCACATGTTTACTCACAGTCCCTGATCTCTGTAGTCGAAGTGCATCTGGCGTGTATCCA CCTGGTAGAGACACAGGATGCCATCCAGTTTCGAGCAACAGAAGGCCCCAGCCTTATCAAATTGAAAGCAGGCCCAGTGAAGAGGAAGAAAGG GAGTTCATACAGACACTTGATGAGCCCATGGTGCGAAAGCTCTGCATCAGAACCCTGCGAAGGGGTGTGGGAAGCATGGACTTTATGCAGGGGCTCTTGATCATGGAGGATGACCTGGATGAAGGACATGAAGAGGATGAAAGTGATGTTACCCCCACCCCTAGTACCTCAACTGATCTTGCTTGCAGTTCAAATGCTGGGACACCAGATCCTGCTCCATCTCCTAGCAAGAATGCCATACCATGGTGCAAGTGTGGG GAAG CCACTAGTTCATCGATCTCCAACAATTCTACTGGAAATGGGAAGGAGTCAGTTCCTCTAGGATCAGAACAATCGCCCTTAAGTTCTTCGAATGTACTAGCCCATGTCATCCAGAAAGTTGAAATTCCACCTGCGTCAGTGCCACTGGAACAGGGAGATGACCGAGATGTGCAGAAAACTATTTACGAACCTGAACCTTCCCTTCCTCGAATTGACAATGTAGCGAGCGAGCCCGCAAAAGAGATGATCGTGGCATTACAAAGAGATGATCACACAGCACGTGAACCAAGGCCGGCTGTTAGAGAAGGGCCACTGCAACCAGTTCTCCGCGAGTACAAACCGCAAAAATTTGGAAACGAAACATTCACCAGAGATTTCAAGGCACAGTGGTTCAAACAATATCCTTGGTTGAGCTACTCAATAGATAGAAAGGTTGGAACTTGCTATGTTTGTTCGAAGTTTATGAATGATAACACCTTTACCTTTTGCAATTGGAAGAAGACAGAGCGCCTCACGAAACACCATCAAAGTGAAGCACACTCGCTGGCAATGACAAAGTGGCTGGAATACCGCCAGATGCAGAGAAAATCCTCTTCAATAATCAGCATCATTGATGACGGGCATCGCAACTACGTCAAACGCAACCGCGAGTTTTTACGTGTAATCATCGAATGTCTCTTTTACACTGCCCAACAAAACATCGCTCAAAGAGGCCATGAAGAGGATCGATCGAATCTCGGGCAAAGATCAGATGTCAACAGAGGGAACTTCCTAGAGCTTTTGCACCTTCGGAGTAAAGACATTCCTTGGCTGGAAGAGAAACTGAACACTCAGTTACAAGACCACGCCCAGTGGACCTTGCCAACCATCCAGAATGAGCTGCTGCAAATTTTTGCTGATCTGTTAATTGAACTCATTTGCAAGGATGTGAGAGAGAGCCGCTGGTACGGGATTATAATTGACGAAACGTCCGATATAAGCCGGGACGAGCAAGTGTCTTTTTGTCCCAGCTATATAGCCAATGGCACCAAGAAGGACGCGTTTGTTGGATTTCATGCGACTAAAACAACAGACGGTGAAGCTCTTTACAAACTAGTCAAAGAAGTTATGAATGACTTGCAGTTAGAACTCCAAAATATCGTGGGTGAATGCTTTGACGGTGCAAGTAATATGAGTGGCGTAAATAAAGGACTTAGTGCGCGAATGAAAGAGTGCTCTCCTCTTGCGATTTACGTGCACTGCTATGGCCACTTGTTAAATTTGGCACTGCAGGACACATTGACAACAGTGGAACCATTGCGAAATACTCTGGGAACAATTCAGAGCCTGTACAATTTTCTAGAGGCTAGCCCGAAGCGACACGCTTTGTTTAGAAACATTGAGACTGAAGAAGGAAATTTGGTGAAGACTTTGAAGTCTCAAAGTGTAACGAGATGGTCCTGTAGGTGGGAAGCGGTGAAGGCAGTGGACCAGCAGCTCGAGCGAATAGTGAAGGCCTTACTAGTTCTATCCACTGACAAGGATGTTAAAACGTATTCGGAAAGTCGTTCACTTCTTCATGCCATTTGTGATTTCCAGTTTATCCTCGGTCTGTGTGTACTTAAGATCATTTTATCAAACACTAGCAGCCTGAGTGCTTACCTCCAAGGCAAGACTGTGGATGTCGTCACGGCCAGACGCAATGCCAATTTGACTCTGGAAACATTACGTAGTTGTAGAAATGAAGAGAGTTTTAAGTCTGTGTGGAAGCTGTGTGAATGTGTCTGTAACAAGGTCAGATCGTGGATTAATGACACTGACTTTTCATTTCGAGATGCTCGTGTGCCACGGCGACAAACATCGACCCGCTTACAAGCACTAGTTGGGGAAAACCCAAGCCACAATGCACAATCCAAGCCTGAAGATTTCCATCGTGTAGACACCTACTTCACCTCTCTGGATAAGGTTCTTGCAGAAATAGAGGCTCGGTTTGGCGAAAACGATCAGGACGTACTCTGCGCGCTTGGTGATATCACCCTAAGTGATTCTCCAGCCATTCGTAGCTTCAACTTGGTTTCCAGCTACTACAGCCTTGACAGAGATTTACTCCAGGCAGACCAACGCCTCTTCTGTCAATTTAAGAAAGCTCACCTGGAGCCGAAATCATTAAAAACAGCGGCAGACGTCATTGAAACCCTACATGCAAACCGCCTGTTTGAAATGGTCCCAGAATTCTCGAAGGTGGTGTCTATTCTGGCCGTAATTCCAGCAACATCATGTTCAGCGGAACGCTCCTTCAGCGGACTTCGGAGACTGAAGACATATCTTCGCAGCACGATGGGGCAGAGTAGACTGAATAGCCTCGCTATCATTACTATTGAGCGCGCCTATGGCAATAGGGTCATAGTAGATAGtattgacaaaataattgacaCTTTTGGACAACGCCATGGAAGGAGAAGCTACTTTTTTTAA